From Lewinellaceae bacterium:
CTGCCCCCGGACATCGGGCAACTCCAGGCGCTTACCGAGCTCAACCTCGGCAGCAACCTCCTGGAAACGATCCCGGACACCATCGCCCAATTGCTGGTGTTGCGCCGCCTGCTGCTGAGCAAAAACAAAATCGCAGCTTTTCCGGCATCCATTACCCGCCTGCCCTGGCTGGCTGCCTTGTCACTGGAAAAAAACAAGATCGCCGAACTGCCTGAAAGCATCGGGTTCTGCCGGCGCCTGGAAACTCTTAACCTCAGCCACAATCAATTGTCGGAACTGCCTGCTTCCATGGGCAGCCTCGACGCTTTATCCCATTTGTACATCGATGGCAACCGCCTCGACAGCCTTCCTCCCCTGCCTTCCCGGATCAAGTGGCTGTCCATCCGCAGCAATCAGTTTACAGAGCTGCCGGCCAGCATTCTAAACCTGGACAACCTGCAGGCGCTCAACGCGGAAAAGAACCAACTCAGCGGGCTGCCGGAAAGTTTCAGGCAGTTGTACCGCCTCAAAAGGCTATGGCTCGACGGCAACCCCATGCCGGACCTGCCGCAGCCCTTGTTTTTCCTGCCGGACCTGGAAAGCCTCAAAGGGCCTGGCGATGCTTTTGCCCGGCGCAAGCTGTTGCGCTTCCTCAAGCTTTGCCGCTCCCGGGAGGTGCCGGGGCGGTTGCGGCTGCTTATTTACGATGTGATGGAGGAAGGCGGCCGCCGGTTGGGCGAGTTTCCCGCCAGTTTGCTTCTCGATGCTTTGTCTGTCGGCATGTCTGATGTGGCTTATGCCATTCGCAAACACCTGCTGGAAGAACGCAATGGGGTACAGCAAATCTTGCCTCCTTTTGAAGGAAAGCGGCTTTACTTGCTTGGAGAGACGGGCTTTGAGCCAGAGCGCCTCCGCCCACAACTGGAAAAGTTGGGCATGGAGCTGGCAGACAACCCCGGGCAGGAGATAGATTACGTGGTTCTCGGCCGCTTGTTGCGCTCCATGCATGCCAAGGCGCCGGCCGGTTATCAGCACCTGGTCTCCCGCCACAGCCTGGCCCAATTCCTCAACCGCGAAAACGGCCTAACCTTCTCCCTGGACCCCACTCCACAGCAGCTGAGCAACCTGCGCCTGATGATCTTCAGCCCCGAACAAGCTCAACGCACGCTGGGGCTACAACTGCTCAAAACCAATGGCGTGCCCAAACAACTACTCACCGACCTGTTCCTGGCCTGGAAATTGGGGTATGGCGAGCAGCGCAGCCTTGAAAAACTATTATTGCAAAACACATCTGAAGAGGCGCTGAGGGCCATGTATTACCCCCTGGGGCTCACCGGGCGCACCTCTGAGGCCGCGCTCACTACCAATATCATCAAGTATACGGAGGACAACGAATTCGACGGCAGGCGCATCGCCCAATTCCTGAATGAGTTGTACGGGACGGCAAGGTTTTACCTGCGGCAATTTAGTTGATTGTTGTCAGTTGCTGGTTGAAGGTTGGCTGGCAACAAACAACAATCAACTGCCTCAATTGAACAGGTTCACATAACTAGAACTGCAACTGAACGCGCCGAAGAGCATCAGCGCCAGGAGTTCGAGGGAGATCATCCAGGATTTCATGTGTCGGATGTTTGGATGAAGTTGCAGTTTTGGAGGGGAAGCCCTTCCAAAACCACAACTTGTATAAAAACTCGGGTGAAAAATGTAGATTGTTTCCAGTGATTTCACAGGTAAGATGTTTTTAAACGATGAGCACCCCTATTGGGAATGCGATTTTTTGGCGCCTATACAGAAAACCGGACTTTCAACCTGTCTCTCCCTCACTTGTTATCCCTATATTCGGTAGTGGGTTAAATCCGTTGATCCATCCAGCGGACCTGGAGGTCCGCTCTCCATGTGCGCTGCAATTTCAACGGATTTAACCCACCCCCCTATATTCAACCACATCAAACCCGCACCCAACGTGGCAACCACCGCAAAACACCTTCACAAAAGCACCCGGGAAGTAGTAATAACCCGGATAGAAAACGGGCAGGCCCTGGCCCGAACCGACACCATTGCCCGGGAAGAGCCCTTAGAAATCAGGCTCGCCTACGGCCCGAAGGGGCAGCGCCAAAGCCGAAGCCTGGCCGTCACCATGCGCACGCCCGGTCAGGACGAGGAGCTGGCCGCCGGCTTCCTCTTTACGGAAGGCATCATCGGCAAGGCTGCTGACATCAAAGCGATGCGGCATGTGGGAGAAGCGTTGGCGGAGGAAGCCCGCGAGAACATCCTCCTGGTGGAACTCGCCGAGGAGTTGCCCGTCGACTTCGACAAACTGAACCGACACTTTTATACTTCTTCCAGTTGCGGCGTATGTGGCAAGGCCTCCATTGATATGGTGCGCTCAGTGTCCTGTTATTTCCCCCGGCGCGATCATCCCCTGATCCAGGCTTCCACGCTACAGGCGCTGCCGGGAAAATTGTCCCGGCAGCAGGCCATCTTCGAATGCACCGGCGGCATTCACGCCGCCGCCAGCTTCAGCCCGGAAGGGGAACTGCTGATGGTGCGGGAAGACGTTGGCCGCCACAATGCCCTGGATAAGCTCATTGGGGCTGCCTTGTTCCAAGGCCAAATGCCCCTGCGCGAGCAGGCCATCCTGCTCAGCGGCCGCCTCAGCTTCGAGCTGGTGCAGAAGTCGGTGATGGCGGGGGTGCCTATTTTGGCGGCTGTGGGGGCGCCTTCCAGCCTGGCGGTTGAACTGGCGGAGGAGTACGGGATGACGCTGGTGGGCTTTTTAAGGGGGTCGGCTTTTAATGTGTATGGCGGGGAGGGGCGGGTGGCCCTGATTTGAAGGCTTGCAGTTTTTAGATGAGAACCCACAGTGAATTCTGGAAAGTCTGATCATTAAATTGAGGTGAATTCCGCATAAATCGGAGGTATTTCTTCCTGGAACTGTTCTATAACCTTAAATTGTTTTTGCAAAAAAAAGGAAAACCGTCATGAACGAAAATGAATTATTGAGCCGCATCACAATTGATCCATTAATCTGCCATGGAAAACCATGTATTCGTGGCTTGCGCTATCCAGTATCCAGTATTCTGGAATATTTGGCAGCTGGAGATACTGTTGAAGATATCTTGGCAGAGTTTGCTGACCTGGAAGAGGAAGATATTAAGGCTTGCCTGGCATTCGCAGTTTTGGCGGTAAACACCAAAGGCAGTATTGTAATACCGTACGCTGCATGAGTCTCGCAATCGCAGTCATCGCTGCTAAAGCCAAGCTCACTTATTCCC
This genomic window contains:
- a CDS encoding leucine-rich repeat domain-containing protein; the encoded protein is MKAYNLETALAHREKVTELHLHNCRLDQLPPVVFGLPKLWKLEVSVNLIGEIPHQIGQLKTLRSLTLSFNQIAELPPRLFELRQLTELNLSNNKIKFLPPAIGRLKNLQRLRLAGNALEELPPEIGQLTQLVHLDIQQNQVKRLPPQLGELAKLRQLHAAHNRIGRLPKALFQLTALDLVDLSHNRLRTLPPDIGQLQALTELNLGSNLLETIPDTIAQLLVLRRLLLSKNKIAAFPASITRLPWLAALSLEKNKIAELPESIGFCRRLETLNLSHNQLSELPASMGSLDALSHLYIDGNRLDSLPPLPSRIKWLSIRSNQFTELPASILNLDNLQALNAEKNQLSGLPESFRQLYRLKRLWLDGNPMPDLPQPLFFLPDLESLKGPGDAFARRKLLRFLKLCRSREVPGRLRLLIYDVMEEGGRRLGEFPASLLLDALSVGMSDVAYAIRKHLLEERNGVQQILPPFEGKRLYLLGETGFEPERLRPQLEKLGMELADNPGQEIDYVVLGRLLRSMHAKAPAGYQHLVSRHSLAQFLNRENGLTFSLDPTPQQLSNLRLMIFSPEQAQRTLGLQLLKTNGVPKQLLTDLFLAWKLGYGEQRSLEKLLLQNTSEEALRAMYYPLGLTGRTSEAALTTNIIKYTEDNEFDGRRIAQFLNELYGTARFYLRQFS
- the fdhD gene encoding formate dehydrogenase accessory sulfurtransferase FdhD; this translates as MCAAISTDLTHPPIFNHIKPAPNVATTAKHLHKSTREVVITRIENGQALARTDTIAREEPLEIRLAYGPKGQRQSRSLAVTMRTPGQDEELAAGFLFTEGIIGKAADIKAMRHVGEALAEEARENILLVELAEELPVDFDKLNRHFYTSSSCGVCGKASIDMVRSVSCYFPRRDHPLIQASTLQALPGKLSRQQAIFECTGGIHAAASFSPEGELLMVREDVGRHNALDKLIGAALFQGQMPLREQAILLSGRLSFELVQKSVMAGVPILAAVGAPSSLAVELAEEYGMTLVGFLRGSAFNVYGGEGRVALI
- a CDS encoding DUF433 domain-containing protein, with amino-acid sequence MNENELLSRITIDPLICHGKPCIRGLRYPVSSILEYLAAGDTVEDILAEFADLEEEDIKACLAFAVLAVNTKGSIVIPYAA